One window of Salegentibacter sp. Hel_I_6 genomic DNA carries:
- a CDS encoding ATP-binding protein, with product MKNFTLIIIFAFYCNLSYAIQEDRSEKMEVTDEKIQQLLNDAEVSVNMLDFDNAIEQLNSSLQLSKSINDKHFIALSSSILAKLYYLKHDYDKAITELNRAISVQREINDEKGLAYSYVNFAKIFIAKKDRRRADRYLNLAEELYSKLDNEEYLGIVALNRAIIIINTQDEVSPALRQLEKAKVQLADSENLYEVSRLYFYSARAYMKIENYELAEENSKKVLEIARAQNFGGMIMSADKMLSRIYEATGDYKTSLAYLQRSYARSDSIIAMNKEMLAEQASAKYGVDALQSSLNELSLQNAEQERNLKVNKLTTILSVALITILSLLTLSLYKNNNLRARANELLQKKNTELTKAKENAEKASLAKAQFLSTITHELRTPLYAVTGLTHLLLEESPTENQKEHLNSLKFSGEYLLSLINNILDLNKLEANKVEIMEASFDLRKRISDVLVALKNSADEKNIKIHFNFDDSIPKELKGDPLKISQILINLIGNSIKFTEDGDIWINVSKNSREGNSVLLDFEIKDNGEGITKEKQKAIFENFTQGSTQINRKFGGTGLGLSIVKNLLSLLGSEIILESELGKGSTFAFQLRFEAKETENKLNNSPQKEPLPVEDKLEGKNILIVEDNKINQMITRKILEKNGALCEVADNGTIAIEKTKEKEYDLILMDIHMPGISGIEATKEIRTFNEEIPIIALTAVTLDENLDEFFLNGFSEIIPKPYKTEEFFLKINRQLALKESTV from the coding sequence ATGAAGAACTTTACCTTAATAATTATTTTCGCATTTTACTGCAATCTATCCTATGCAATTCAGGAAGATAGATCGGAAAAAATGGAAGTAACCGATGAGAAAATTCAGCAGTTACTTAATGACGCTGAAGTTTCGGTAAATATGCTTGATTTTGACAATGCAATTGAGCAATTAAATTCATCCTTACAACTTTCAAAATCAATTAACGATAAGCATTTTATAGCCTTATCAAGCAGCATCCTGGCAAAGCTTTATTATTTAAAACACGATTACGATAAAGCGATTACCGAATTAAACAGGGCCATCTCGGTACAACGAGAAATTAATGATGAAAAAGGTTTAGCCTATAGTTATGTAAATTTCGCCAAGATATTCATCGCGAAAAAAGATAGAAGAAGGGCCGACCGTTATCTTAATCTTGCAGAAGAACTATATTCTAAACTGGATAACGAGGAATACCTTGGTATCGTTGCTCTAAACCGTGCTATTATAATTATAAACACTCAAGATGAAGTTAGCCCAGCTTTGCGTCAATTAGAAAAAGCAAAGGTTCAACTAGCCGACTCTGAGAATCTTTACGAGGTTTCCCGGCTCTACTTTTACTCGGCCAGAGCTTATATGAAGATAGAAAATTATGAGTTAGCAGAAGAAAACTCAAAAAAAGTTCTTGAGATAGCTCGTGCCCAAAATTTTGGAGGTATGATTATGAGTGCCGATAAAATGCTTAGTAGAATATATGAGGCAACCGGCGACTATAAAACTTCTTTAGCATACCTTCAAAGAAGCTATGCACGTAGTGATTCTATAATCGCGATGAACAAAGAAATGCTAGCTGAACAAGCTAGTGCAAAATATGGTGTAGATGCTTTACAGAGTAGCTTAAACGAATTAAGTTTGCAAAATGCAGAACAGGAGCGAAATCTTAAAGTAAACAAACTCACCACAATCCTTAGTGTGGCACTAATTACCATTTTATCTCTTCTAACGCTTTCTCTTTACAAAAACAATAATTTAAGGGCTCGTGCTAATGAATTACTACAGAAGAAAAACACTGAATTAACCAAGGCTAAAGAGAATGCTGAAAAGGCTTCTCTAGCCAAAGCGCAATTCCTCTCTACAATTACTCACGAGTTAAGAACTCCTTTATATGCGGTAACAGGTCTCACACATTTATTATTGGAAGAAAGCCCAACCGAAAATCAAAAAGAACATCTTAATTCACTTAAATTTTCAGGAGAATATTTACTTTCTCTCATTAATAACATCCTGGATTTAAATAAACTTGAAGCCAATAAAGTAGAGATCATGGAAGCCTCTTTTGATCTCAGAAAACGAATTTCAGATGTACTCGTTGCTCTAAAAAATTCAGCTGACGAAAAAAATATTAAAATTCACTTTAATTTTGACGATTCTATTCCCAAAGAATTAAAAGGCGATCCTCTTAAAATCTCCCAGATTCTTATCAACTTAATTGGAAATTCCATAAAATTCACTGAAGACGGGGACATCTGGATAAATGTTTCTAAAAATAGCAGAGAAGGTAACTCCGTTTTATTAGATTTTGAAATCAAAGACAATGGTGAAGGTATTACCAAAGAAAAACAAAAAGCCATTTTTGAAAACTTCACTCAGGGTTCCACACAAATAAACCGCAAGTTTGGAGGTACAGGGCTGGGCCTTTCCATCGTCAAAAACTTACTTAGTTTGTTGGGCAGTGAAATTATTCTAGAAAGTGAATTGGGTAAAGGATCTACATTCGCTTTTCAGTTAAGATTTGAAGCAAAAGAGACGGAAAATAAACTTAACAACAGTCCACAAAAAGAACCCCTACCGGTTGAAGATAAATTAGAAGGAAAAAACATTCTTATAGTTGAGGATAATAAGATAAACCAAATGATTACCAGAAAGATCCTTGAAAAAAATGGAGCATTGTGTGAAGTTGCCGATAATGGCACAATCGCTATAGAAAAAACAAAGGAAAAGGAGTATGACTTAATTCTAATGGATATTCACATGCCCGGAATAAGCGGTATTGAAGCCACAAAAGAAATTAGAACATTTAATGAGGAGATTCCAATTATTGCCCTTACCGCAGTTACCTTAGATGAAAACCTGGATGAATTTTTCCTTAATGGTTTTAGTGAAATTATTCCCAAGCCATATAAAACGGAAGAATTTTTCCTAAAAATTAACAGGCAATTAGCACTTAAAGAAAGCACTGTTTAG
- the lpxK gene encoding tetraacyldisaccharide 4'-kinase, with product MKILRKMLVPFALLYGLVTWSRNLLYNARVLKSKAYNIPIICVGNLNAGGTGKSPMIEFLLKFLLADFKVATLSRGYKRSSTGYIRLSGNETAKEVGDEPLQFKRKFKQAIIAVDVNRQHGIEMLKQEKPEIILLDDAFQHRKVRAGLNILLTAYGDLYINDFMLPTGNLREPTSGADRAQIIVVTKCPPKLTKPEMEVIRRKLRLHNYQKLYFSFIDYAEEIISEGKKVKLSSLKNKKFTLVTGIANPKPLVSYLEEKTFGFKHLSFKDHHNFTESEIADLKKEPLLLTTEKDYVRLEKNFKDDQLYYLPVTTAFLKNEADFKQEILKYVHKK from the coding sequence ATGAAGATTTTAAGAAAAATGCTTGTTCCTTTTGCTTTATTGTATGGTTTAGTTACCTGGAGCAGGAATTTACTTTATAACGCCAGGGTATTGAAATCTAAAGCTTATAATATTCCAATAATATGCGTGGGAAACCTCAATGCCGGGGGCACGGGGAAATCGCCAATGATTGAATTTCTATTAAAGTTTTTATTGGCAGATTTTAAAGTAGCTACATTAAGTAGGGGGTATAAGCGTAGTAGTACGGGGTATATTCGTCTAAGCGGAAATGAAACTGCAAAGGAGGTTGGAGATGAACCACTACAATTTAAGCGAAAGTTTAAACAGGCGATAATTGCCGTAGATGTTAATAGACAACACGGAATTGAAATGCTCAAGCAGGAAAAACCCGAAATTATTTTGCTTGATGATGCTTTTCAGCATAGAAAAGTTAGGGCGGGGCTCAATATTTTACTGACAGCTTATGGAGATCTATATATCAACGATTTTATGCTTCCCACGGGAAATTTACGTGAGCCAACATCTGGAGCCGACAGGGCTCAAATAATAGTTGTCACTAAATGTCCGCCAAAACTAACAAAGCCTGAAATGGAAGTAATTAGACGTAAACTTAGGTTACATAATTATCAAAAGCTTTATTTTAGTTTTATTGATTATGCTGAAGAAATAATTTCTGAAGGAAAGAAAGTTAAATTAAGTAGTTTAAAGAATAAAAAATTTACCCTGGTTACTGGCATCGCCAACCCCAAACCACTAGTAAGCTATTTGGAAGAAAAGACCTTTGGTTTTAAGCATCTTAGCTTTAAAGATCATCATAATTTTACTGAATCTGAAATAGCCGATTTAAAAAAGGAGCCACTGCTTTTAACCACCGAAAAAGATTACGTAAGACTTGAGAAAAACTTTAAGGATGACCAATTATATTATCTTCCTGTTACCACTGCGTTTTTAAAAAATGAAGCTGATTTCAAGCAGGAGATCTTAAAATACGTGCATAAAAAATGA
- a CDS encoding Nif3-like dinuclear metal center hexameric protein has product MLVNEVIDIIEEFAPPAYAEDFDNIGLLVGDRNSTVTGALITLDTLETVVDEAIEKKCNLIISFHPIIFSGLKKLTGKDYVEKTVIKAIKNDIAIYAIHTALDNQYKGVNDMICEKIGLKNRQILIPRKDSIKKLTTFVPNLQADSVRKALFAAGAGSIGNYDNCSFNLKGEGSFKPNSEANPVVGKLGEVHLEKETQIGLTYPSHLEKKVLQALFNSHPYEEVAYEVRPLENKNQHLGMGMVGELSDVEDEKSFLKRIKTIFKCGCIRHSEFRGKPIKKVAVLGGSGSFAIGNAKAAGADIYLTADLKYHDFYKANNNFVLADIGHYESEQYTKELLHSYLTKKISNFALILTETNTNPIKYI; this is encoded by the coding sequence ATGCTTGTAAACGAAGTTATTGATATTATTGAAGAATTCGCTCCCCCGGCTTACGCTGAAGATTTTGATAATATAGGTCTTCTAGTTGGTGACAGGAATTCAACTGTTACGGGAGCACTTATTACTTTAGATACCCTGGAAACTGTGGTAGATGAAGCTATTGAGAAAAAATGTAACCTTATTATTAGTTTCCATCCTATTATCTTTTCAGGTTTAAAAAAACTAACCGGAAAAGACTACGTAGAAAAAACAGTAATAAAAGCTATTAAAAACGATATTGCTATTTATGCAATTCACACCGCCTTAGACAATCAATATAAAGGAGTAAATGATATGATTTGCGAAAAGATAGGTCTTAAAAACAGGCAAATCTTAATTCCGCGAAAAGACAGCATAAAAAAACTCACTACATTCGTACCTAATTTACAGGCCGATAGTGTGAGAAAAGCCCTCTTTGCTGCGGGTGCCGGTAGCATTGGAAATTATGATAACTGTAGTTTTAACCTAAAGGGAGAAGGTAGTTTTAAGCCCAATTCAGAAGCAAATCCTGTAGTTGGGAAACTAGGAGAAGTTCACCTGGAAAAGGAAACTCAAATAGGACTTACTTACCCTTCCCATTTAGAGAAAAAAGTGCTTCAGGCACTTTTTAATTCCCATCCATACGAAGAAGTAGCTTACGAAGTGAGACCTTTAGAAAACAAAAACCAGCATTTAGGAATGGGTATGGTTGGAGAATTAAGTGACGTAGAAGATGAAAAAAGCTTTTTAAAACGTATAAAAACGATCTTTAAATGTGGGTGTATTAGGCATTCTGAATTTCGTGGGAAACCCATAAAAAAAGTAGCAGTATTGGGCGGTAGCGGAAGTTTTGCCATTGGTAATGCGAAAGCCGCCGGAGCCGATATCTACCTCACTGCAGACCTAAAATACCACGACTTTTATAAAGCCAATAATAACTTTGTCTTAGCTGATATTGGACATTATGAAAGTGAGCAGTACACAAAAGAATTATTACATTCTTATCTTACAAAAAAAATTAGTAATTTTGCACTTATTTTAACAGAGACAAATACCAATCCTATCAAGTATATATAA
- a CDS encoding zinc ribbon domain-containing protein has translation MAKKTDVTVEDKLRALYDLQLVDSRIDEIRNVRGELPLEVEDLEDEVAGLSKRLDKMDADIEVIENDIKSKKNLIDESKTTMKKYAEQQKNVRNNREFNALTKEVEFQELEIELAEKHIKEYRAQIEQKKEVIEQTKERLEERKKHLEHKKGELNEILAETEKEEQALIKKSSEYEKNIEERLVIAYRRIRSNVKNGLAIVPVERGASGGSYFTIPPQVIMEIAGRKKIITDEHSGRILVDEELAKEEQEKMQNLFAKV, from the coding sequence ATGGCAAAAAAGACCGATGTAACTGTAGAAGACAAGTTAAGAGCGTTGTACGACCTTCAACTGGTTGATTCCAGAATTGACGAAATAAGGAACGTACGGGGTGAGCTTCCCCTGGAAGTAGAAGATTTGGAGGATGAAGTAGCCGGCTTAAGCAAACGTTTGGATAAAATGGATGCCGATATTGAAGTAATTGAAAACGATATTAAGAGCAAGAAAAATCTTATTGATGAGTCTAAAACGACCATGAAGAAGTATGCTGAACAGCAAAAAAATGTTCGAAACAATCGTGAATTTAATGCACTTACCAAAGAGGTAGAATTCCAGGAATTGGAGATAGAACTTGCCGAAAAGCATATTAAAGAGTATCGCGCTCAAATTGAGCAGAAAAAAGAAGTTATAGAGCAAACAAAAGAACGTCTTGAAGAAAGGAAAAAACACCTGGAACACAAAAAAGGCGAACTTAATGAAATCCTTGCTGAAACCGAGAAAGAAGAACAGGCTCTTATCAAGAAATCTTCAGAATATGAGAAAAATATCGAAGAACGTCTTGTTATTGCGTATAGAAGAATTAGAAGTAACGTTAAAAACGGACTTGCAATTGTACCCGTAGAACGTGGCGCTTCAGGAGGTTCTTACTTTACTATTCCACCACAGGTAATTATGGAAATTGCTGGTAGAAAAAAGATCATTACCGATGAGCACAGCGGTAGAATCCTTGTTGACGAAGAACTGGCTAAAGAAGAGCAGGAAAAAATGCAAAATCTTTTCGCTAAGGTATAA
- the msrA gene encoding peptide-methionine (S)-S-oxide reductase MsrA — translation MKRFFLPTFIFLLISCGNNAQQKTVTKPEIANADPVEVPAENGFEKAYFASGCFWCVEAIYESVKGVQESISGYAGGHTKNPTYESSNTGKTGHAEAVEIIYDPEIVSFETLVEVYYGSQNATQVNGQGPDIGSQYRSIIFYQNEKQKEVINKVKSEVAKNYEKPLAAEILPFQKFWVAEGYHQNYERNNPNNPYIQNVSIPRLNRFKEKFPELLKEESH, via the coding sequence ATGAAACGATTTTTTTTACCAACTTTTATATTCTTACTTATTTCCTGCGGAAATAACGCCCAGCAAAAAACCGTGACTAAACCTGAAATCGCTAATGCCGATCCCGTTGAAGTACCGGCAGAAAACGGTTTTGAAAAAGCCTATTTTGCCAGTGGATGCTTTTGGTGCGTAGAAGCCATTTACGAAAGTGTAAAAGGTGTACAGGAATCTATTTCTGGCTATGCAGGAGGGCATACAAAAAACCCCACTTATGAATCCAGTAACACCGGAAAAACAGGCCACGCTGAAGCCGTAGAAATAATCTACGATCCAGAAATAGTTAGTTTTGAAACCCTTGTAGAAGTTTATTATGGCTCACAAAATGCCACCCAGGTTAATGGCCAGGGCCCAGATATTGGTTCGCAATATCGTTCTATAATATTTTACCAAAACGAAAAGCAAAAAGAAGTAATTAACAAGGTGAAAAGCGAAGTAGCCAAAAATTATGAAAAACCGCTCGCTGCGGAAATTCTGCCTTTTCAAAAATTTTGGGTAGCCGAAGGTTATCATCAAAATTATGAAAGAAATAACCCAAACAACCCTTATATCCAAAACGTTTCTATTCCCAGACTAAATCGCTTTAAAGAAAAGTTCCCGGAACTTCTTAAAGAAGAGTCCCACTAA
- a CDS encoding potassium/proton antiporter, giving the protein MSITIENILLIGSLLLFISILAGKTSYRFGVPTLVLFLTVGILSGSEGIGGIYFNDPQLAQFIGIVALNFILFSGGLDTSWKTIKPVMWQGISLSILGVLFTAVSVGVFVWYITDFTIYEGLLLGAIVSSTDAAAVFSILRSKNLALKSNLRPTLELESGSNDPMAYFLTIAFLGLVVNQDKSIYSIIPLFFQQILIGAALGFIFGKLSRLVINRIKLDFEGLYPVLAIALMFIVFSATDAMGGNGFLAVYLSGVYLGNHDIIHKKTIMRMFDGLAWLMQIVLFLTLGLLVYPSHIVPVIGVGIFISVFLIFIARPLGVFLSLSFFKMKMRRRWYVSWVGLRGAVPIVFATYPLLAGIEKADMIFNIVFFVSLTSVLIQGTTLSVVAKWLHVALPMKAKQKSPVDAFMADGAKSFLREINIPEHNHSVGKRIVELHFPKKAIIAMISRDDQFITPNGNTVIEANDMLVVLTEDHNTMEGVYESLNIAPELEEISD; this is encoded by the coding sequence ATGAGCATAACTATAGAAAATATTCTCTTAATTGGCTCTCTTTTGTTGTTTATAAGTATTCTTGCCGGAAAAACTTCATACCGTTTTGGAGTACCTACTTTGGTACTTTTTCTTACTGTAGGTATTCTTTCAGGCTCTGAAGGAATTGGCGGTATTTATTTTAACGATCCTCAACTCGCTCAATTTATAGGAATTGTCGCGCTTAATTTTATTTTATTTTCCGGGGGCCTGGACACCAGCTGGAAAACCATAAAACCGGTGATGTGGCAGGGAATTTCCCTTTCCATTCTTGGCGTCCTGTTCACAGCAGTAAGCGTGGGGGTTTTTGTATGGTATATTACAGATTTCACAATTTATGAAGGCTTATTACTTGGCGCTATTGTGTCTTCTACAGATGCAGCGGCGGTTTTTTCTATTTTGCGATCTAAAAACCTTGCATTAAAATCAAATTTAAGGCCCACCCTCGAGCTGGAAAGTGGTAGTAACGACCCTATGGCCTACTTTCTTACTATTGCCTTTTTAGGCCTGGTAGTAAATCAGGATAAAAGTATTTACAGCATAATCCCCTTATTTTTTCAGCAAATTCTAATTGGTGCTGCGCTTGGATTTATCTTCGGAAAATTAAGCCGACTTGTAATTAATAGAATAAAATTAGATTTTGAAGGATTATATCCCGTACTGGCAATCGCACTAATGTTTATTGTTTTTTCTGCAACAGATGCTATGGGAGGAAATGGATTTTTAGCTGTTTACCTTAGTGGAGTTTATCTTGGTAACCACGATATTATTCACAAGAAAACTATCATGCGCATGTTTGATGGGCTAGCCTGGTTAATGCAAATTGTATTATTCCTTACCCTGGGCTTGCTTGTCTATCCGTCGCATATAGTTCCGGTAATTGGAGTTGGTATATTTATTTCTGTATTTCTTATTTTTATCGCAAGACCCTTAGGCGTTTTTTTAAGTTTAAGTTTCTTTAAAATGAAAATGCGTCGGCGTTGGTACGTTTCCTGGGTTGGACTTCGTGGTGCCGTTCCTATTGTTTTTGCTACCTATCCCCTACTCGCCGGTATTGAAAAGGCAGATATGATTTTCAATATCGTATTTTTTGTTTCTCTAACATCGGTGCTTATTCAGGGTACCACATTATCTGTAGTAGCAAAATGGCTACACGTAGCTTTGCCGATGAAAGCAAAACAGAAATCACCGGTGGATGCTTTTATGGCCGATGGAGCTAAATCTTTCTTAAGGGAAATCAATATTCCAGAGCATAATCATTCTGTAGGAAAAAGAATTGTTGAACTTCATTTTCCCAAAAAAGCTATTATTGCTATGATTTCACGAGACGATCAATTCATTACTCCTAATGGCAATACTGTAATTGAAGCCAATGATATGCTGGTCGTTTTAACCGAAGATCACAATACGATGGAGGGTGTATACGAATCTCTTAATATAGCGCCGGAATTAGAAGAAATATCAGACTGA
- a CDS encoding NAD(P)/FAD-dependent oxidoreductase, which yields MQTPKKIAIVGSGLVGSLLAIYLRKAGHEVEVFDRRKDVRKVEFSGRSINLAMSNRGWKSLRAVGIEKEIKKLALPLDKRAMHVNDKPLYFQKYGKEEEAIYSISRGVLNRKMITLAEDAGAKFRFEEKVWDIDMAEAKLYTGESEKGEWKEYQFDLIFGADGAFSRVRHKMQRQSRFNYSQDFIDVGYKELSIAPNEDGSHKLDNASFHIWPRGEFMLIAMPNLDGSFTCTLFMPFEGENSFESIKTETQATAFFEKHFPDINHEIENLKRDFFRNPTSSMVTIKCFPWSYWEKVTLVGDSAHAIVPFYGQGMNAGFEDILVLSQKMKKHGDDWERIFEEYQKARKPNADAIAELSYRNFVEMSSKTADPDFLLRKKIENWFSNKHPETWVPLYSRVTFSDKPYAEALAIGDYQRKIMDEVMEIQEIEKKWDSAEVENMILKLLDKKPIFSV from the coding sequence ATGCAAACACCAAAGAAAATCGCCATTGTAGGCTCAGGATTGGTTGGATCTTTACTCGCTATATATCTTCGAAAAGCAGGACATGAGGTTGAGGTTTTTGATCGGAGAAAAGATGTAAGAAAAGTTGAATTTTCTGGCCGTTCCATAAACCTGGCCATGTCTAATCGTGGCTGGAAATCTTTAAGGGCGGTAGGCATTGAGAAAGAGATAAAAAAACTGGCACTACCTTTAGATAAAAGGGCGATGCACGTAAATGATAAACCGCTTTATTTCCAAAAATACGGAAAGGAAGAGGAAGCAATTTATTCTATTTCCCGCGGAGTTTTAAATCGAAAAATGATCACCCTGGCAGAAGATGCCGGCGCTAAGTTTAGATTTGAAGAAAAAGTTTGGGATATTGATATGGCTGAAGCCAAATTATATACCGGCGAAAGTGAAAAAGGGGAGTGGAAAGAATATCAATTTGACCTTATTTTTGGAGCAGATGGTGCTTTTTCCCGTGTTCGGCATAAAATGCAAAGACAAAGCCGATTTAATTACTCACAAGATTTTATTGATGTGGGTTATAAAGAATTGAGTATTGCTCCTAATGAAGATGGCAGCCATAAGCTGGATAACGCCTCTTTTCATATTTGGCCGCGAGGAGAATTTATGCTTATTGCAATGCCAAATTTAGACGGCAGTTTTACCTGCACCTTATTTATGCCTTTTGAAGGGGAAAATTCTTTTGAAAGTATAAAGACAGAGACTCAGGCAACCGCATTTTTTGAAAAGCATTTTCCCGATATAAACCACGAGATTGAAAACCTAAAGCGGGATTTCTTTAGAAACCCAACCAGTAGCATGGTAACCATTAAATGTTTTCCCTGGTCTTATTGGGAAAAAGTTACTTTGGTTGGGGATTCAGCGCATGCTATTGTGCCATTTTATGGTCAGGGAATGAATGCCGGTTTTGAAGATATTTTGGTTTTAAGTCAGAAAATGAAAAAGCACGGAGACGATTGGGAACGAATTTTTGAGGAATATCAAAAAGCCCGGAAACCAAATGCTGATGCTATCGCCGAACTTAGTTACCGCAATTTTGTAGAAATGAGCAGTAAAACTGCCGATCCTGATTTTTTACTAAGGAAGAAAATAGAGAATTGGTTCTCTAATAAACATCCTGAAACCTGGGTGCCTCTTTACTCGAGGGTTACGTTTTCAGATAAGCCTTATGCTGAAGCTTTGGCAATTGGAGATTATCAGCGAAAAATTATGGATGAGGTAATGGAAATTCAGGAAATTGAGAAAAAATGGGATTCTGCCGAAGTTGAAAATATGATCTTAAAATTATTGGATAAAAAACCTATTTTTTCAGTCTGA
- a CDS encoding alkene reductase encodes MDENQELLKSVTIGDLELKNRVIMAPMTRNRADNKENTPTELHAEYYAQRSSAGLIISEGSQISEAAVGYINTPGIHTENQVQGWQKVTTAVHENDGKIFLQLWHCGRISHPKFHSGEKPLAPSAVNPNTQAYTPDGFEDTVEPQAMSLADIKQTVLDFKHAAENAKNAGFDGVEIHSSNGYLIHQFFNKKANVRTDDYGGSIPNRARFFFDVLEAVSEVWPENRIGIRLNPSLNDAFGIKATEETIPTFDYVVEKLNAYDLSYLHLSEPFTDISKIDYLQPNIAKHYRPIYKGKLIINAGFDQESGNKVIAEGNADMVSFAKLFISNPDLPERFALNAPIAEWDEDTFYTPGAKGYTDYSKYEPAKSES; translated from the coding sequence ATGGATGAGAATCAAGAGCTCTTAAAATCGGTAACTATTGGTGATTTGGAGTTAAAAAACCGGGTGATTATGGCACCGATGACGCGTAATCGCGCTGATAATAAAGAAAATACTCCAACTGAATTACATGCTGAATATTATGCGCAACGTTCCAGTGCCGGACTTATAATTTCTGAAGGTTCACAAATTTCTGAAGCTGCGGTAGGTTATATTAATACCCCAGGAATCCATACCGAAAATCAGGTTCAAGGCTGGCAAAAAGTTACCACTGCAGTTCACGAAAATGACGGTAAAATTTTTTTACAATTATGGCATTGTGGTCGCATCTCTCATCCTAAATTTCACTCAGGGGAGAAACCTCTGGCTCCAAGTGCTGTAAACCCCAATACCCAGGCTTACACACCAGATGGTTTTGAGGATACAGTAGAACCACAGGCTATGAGTCTTGCTGATATTAAGCAAACAGTGCTCGATTTTAAACACGCTGCCGAAAATGCTAAGAATGCAGGTTTTGACGGGGTTGAGATACATTCATCTAATGGCTATCTTATTCATCAATTTTTCAATAAAAAAGCCAATGTTAGAACCGATGATTATGGTGGAAGTATCCCAAACCGAGCACGTTTCTTTTTTGATGTATTGGAAGCAGTAAGTGAGGTATGGCCCGAAAACAGGATTGGCATAAGATTAAATCCTTCTCTAAATGATGCCTTTGGAATAAAGGCCACAGAAGAAACCATTCCTACTTTTGATTATGTAGTAGAAAAATTAAATGCTTATGATCTTTCTTATTTACACCTATCGGAGCCATTTACAGATATAAGTAAAATTGATTATCTACAACCAAACATCGCAAAACACTACCGCCCTATTTATAAAGGGAAGCTAATAATAAATGCAGGATTTGATCAGGAGTCTGGGAATAAAGTTATTGCGGAAGGCAATGCAGATATGGTTTCCTTTGCGAAATTATTTATTTCTAATCCAGATCTTCCCGAACGTTTTGCATTGAATGCACCTATTGCCGAATGGGATGAGGACACGTTCTACACCCCGGGTGCTAAAGGATATACCGATTATTCAAAATATGAACCAGCGAAGTCGGAATCCTGA
- a CDS encoding flavin reductase family protein translates to MEHITSAAISEMEKIFRLNLINSVTGYKSANLIATKSAEKGANVAVFSSVTHLGSNPALLGFITRPTKDVPRNTYKNIKENNYFTVNHIQKDMIESAHQTAAKYGEEISEFQKTGLEEEYLDNFFAPYVKQSTVKLGCKFVNEYYIKENDTVMVIGAIEHIYFDESIQTPDGWLRLDDAETVAINGLDGYSLPTLLDRFHYARPGQEIKSFFKKED, encoded by the coding sequence ATGGAACATATTACTTCAGCAGCAATCTCAGAAATGGAAAAAATTTTCCGTTTAAATCTTATTAATAGTGTTACTGGTTATAAATCGGCTAACTTAATCGCCACAAAATCGGCAGAAAAAGGTGCCAACGTTGCGGTTTTTAGCTCGGTTACCCATTTAGGGAGTAATCCTGCCCTTCTTGGTTTTATAACCCGGCCTACCAAAGATGTTCCCAGAAACACCTATAAGAATATTAAAGAGAATAATTATTTTACGGTGAATCATATTCAAAAGGATATGATTGAAAGCGCGCATCAAACCGCAGCAAAATATGGCGAGGAGATTTCCGAATTTCAAAAAACAGGCTTGGAAGAAGAATATCTTGATAACTTTTTTGCGCCTTATGTAAAACAATCTACTGTAAAACTGGGTTGTAAATTTGTAAATGAATATTACATCAAAGAAAACGATACGGTGATGGTAATTGGGGCTATTGAACATATTTATTTTGATGAAAGTATACAAACTCCAGATGGATGGTTGCGATTGGATGATGCAGAAACTGTCGCTATAAACGGATTAGATGGTTATTCACTTCCCACATTACTGGACAGGTTTCATTACGCCAGACCTGGACAGGAAATAAAATCGTTTTTTAAAAAAGAAGATTAA
- a CDS encoding DUF2256 domain-containing protein → MKTVKKSNLPEKICPVCQKPFKWRKKWEKNWPTVIYCSEKCRRNK, encoded by the coding sequence ATGAAAACGGTAAAGAAATCTAATTTGCCGGAAAAAATATGTCCTGTTTGCCAAAAGCCCTTTAAGTGGCGCAAGAAATGGGAAAAGAATTGGCCAACAGTAATTTATTGTAGTGAAAAATGCAGAAGAAATAAATAA